Genomic DNA from Candidatus Sphingomonas phytovorans:
CTCGAAATGCGCCGAAACCGCGCGCTGAATCTCGTCGATCGTCACCCGGCGCTCGGCGCCGCGCAGCACGTCGCCCAGCGTCGCCACCGCGAAATCCATGTCGATCGACTCGCCGGTGAGCTGCGCATAGGCGACCAGCCGGTTGAGCGAGCCTTCCAGGTCGCGGATGTTTGCGGTGATGCGAGTCGCCAGCAGGTCGAGCACCTCGGCCGGTACCCTGGCATCGGGCATATCGACGAGCTTCCGCTCAAGCACCGCGCGGCGGAGCGCCAGATCGGGTGCCTTGATATCCGCGACCAGCCCGACCGAGAGCCGCGACGTGATCCTTGCCTCGACCCCGTCGAGCCCCTGCGGGCAGCGATCGGCGCTGATCACCAGCCGCTTGCCGGTCGCCATCACCTCGTTGACGGTGTGGAAGAATTCTTCCTGCGTGGCGTCCTTGCCGGCGATGAACTGGAGATCGTCGATCATCAGCAGATCGGCGGCGCGCAATCGCGCCTTGAAGCTGTGGGTGTCCCGGGCGCGGAGCGCATGCACGAAATCGAACATGAAGCGCTCGGCCGACATCAGGATCACGTTCGCGCCAGGGCATGCCTCGAGATAGGCAGCGCCGATCGCGTGCATCAGATGGGTCTTGCCCTGCCCCGTGCCGCTGTGGAGGAACAACGGGCTGAACCGCGGCTTGCCAGCCTCGGCAAGCGCGCTGGCCGCGTTGAAGGCGACCCGATTGGACTGGTCGACCACGAACCGGTCGAAGGTGAAGCGCGGGTCGAGCGCCGGGCGCACCGGAACCGCTGCCCCGGGAGTCGGAACGGCGGGAGCCGCCGCGAC
This window encodes:
- the dnaA gene encoding chromosomal replication initiator protein DnaA; its protein translation is MSDAAKAWSTVRGHLRESAGVRLFDQWLKPIELIDGTDSETIRLALPSAFMTNWVRNHYADRLFQEFRAILPEVRSVSIETRSASKAAPAVLTVEAPAVAAAPAVPTPGAAVPVRPALDPRFTFDRFVVDQSNRVAFNAASALAEAGKPRFSPLFLHSGTGQGKTHLMHAIGAAYLEACPGANVILMSAERFMFDFVHALRARDTHSFKARLRAADLLMIDDLQFIAGKDATQEEFFHTVNEVMATGKRLVISADRCPQGLDGVEARITSRLSVGLVADIKAPDLALRRAVLERKLVDMPDARVPAEVLDLLATRITANIRDLEGSLNRLVAYAQLTGESIDMDFAVATLGDVLRGAERRVTIDEIQRAVSAHFELKPIDLVSARRAVVVARPRQIAMYLAKRLTTRSLPEIGRKFGGRDHSTVIHAVRRIEELRDKDREIDGAVRTLLRELEG